ACCTGAAGAACACGAACAGCCAGAAGTCAGTGACCACTCGACCCGGAGGGCTGAGCCTGAGAAGGAGGTGGAGGCCAGGTGTGTGGCCCTGCTCAGGGCGTGTCCCCAGGCCCTGTGCCCCCCAGCGTCCCTCCACATCATCCCCTGCCCTTCTGTGTCCCGAGCCTCCTGCAGAACAGTCCTCTTGCTGCTCCCTCAGGGTTGTGCCAACTGCCGTACCTCGCGGGCATCTGCCCACTGGGGACTCAGGTAGGAGCTCGAATCCGGCCTCTGTCCCTGCACCGGGCACCTGTCCTGTGCGGGTCTCGGCCTGTGAATGGGTGGTGACGTGGCCGGAACGGCCCCATGGTTCTTAACGGGATTGCAGGGCGCCCTCAGCGGGGGCCATCGGGAAACCTCGGAACGCTAGGGCCCGGCGCTTACAAGTCCTAGAGCTGGCAGGGCGGCCTGGAGGCGCACGTCCAAgtcctggggagcagagggaccGCACGGGCTTGGGGTTCTGCTTTTCTTGGGGTCGAGGCGGGGGACCTAGGGATTCTCGGACACATCATTCACCGGCGCAGCTAAACCAGAAGGAGAGGAGTTGAGAACGCGGGAGAGGAAAACCAGGAGACCCGAGTGATCACCTCCGGACCCAACCAAGATCTCGAAAGCAGAGGAGCCTCGGGTGGCGTGGGTGTGTGGGTGCTGGCTCTTCACCTGGTCAGCGCCTGGGGGTTGGTTTACTCCGGGTAAAAGTAAACTGGCTTTGCAGCAGGGGGCTTGGCACCCACGGCTTGTCAGGCCCTTGCatcacagaaggagaaggacCACCACCAGGGCCGCGCTACGGCGGCCTGTCTGGGAGACCCGGGGAGTCGTGCGTGGCCGAGGTGGGATGACTGCTCCCGGGGGCTGGGGACTCTCTTTCCCCGCACCTCACCCTCTATGGCTCTGGGGTATGCTTGGCCCAGAGAGAGCTCGCCTGAGGCCGGCAGGGCTCAGGGAAGAGAGGCCGATGCTCTGGGAGCTCGTTGTGGTCTCACGCAGTGGTGGACGCCAGGGGACTCCAGCCTTCCTCGCTTCGTCCTGCTCCGTATCCAGCCCACCATCCCCGTTGCTGGGCCTCTAGACCAGGAGCGGTTCCTAAGAGCGCGGTAGTTGCTTGGCTGCTGGCCTGCATAGGCGACAGGTGTGTGGACGAGCACTTCAGAGAGTCTCCAGAGGAGTTCCTCTGGGTGGGCCGGAACGGGAGGGCAGAGAAGCGTGGCGTCCGTATTTTCCTGCCCCGTGGGCTCTTTCCCTCGCCCCCCAGGCCTGAGCTTCGGGTAGACCTGGTTCCGGACTGGCCTTCTGATCACCAGCCTGCCGTTGAGACTCGTCCGTCTCTCAGCTCCTCCCGCACTCATGGAAGCTAAAACACCTGCGTTTAATAACTCATCCCCGAGGGCTTCAAGACGCATGCttgctgggtgatgggcaatgaggagcACGCTTGCTGTAATGAGCACCGGTTGTCACATGCATCAGAAAATCATTGCATTCTATTTCTGAAACTACATACGGTATATGTTACCTAAGTTGAACT
This Canis lupus dingo isolate Sandy chromosome 13, ASM325472v2, whole genome shotgun sequence DNA region includes the following protein-coding sequences:
- the LOC125752366 gene encoding glycosyl-phosphatidylinositol-anchored molecule-like protein, with amino-acid sequence MLFWALLLAVGWPEVTHGIEHWPYNMRCYDCAVVNNFYCATTRACEEDRRRCLTISVLVDARGLQPSSLRPAPYPAHHPRCWASRPGAVPKSAVVAWLLACIGDRCVDEHFRESPEEFLWVGRNGRAEKRGVRIFLPRGLFPSPPRPELRVDLVPDWPSDHQPAVETRPSLSSSRTHGS